In Longimicrobium sp., a single genomic region encodes these proteins:
- a CDS encoding alpha/beta hydrolase: MSEGEARKITRTTFEIRPADGGPPVVGDVRMAAGTKPGSAVIIVHGFKGFRLWGPWQPLARALALRGHAAVNFDFSHNGVGPDGEFSRLDLFRENTQSRELDELRAVIGAVAGGELTGGKVKRIGLLGHSRGGGDAILAAAEDARVSALVTWASIADIPGRWSPEQIAAWRRGDDVPIENVRTKQQMPIGPGYWVDLQQNRDRLDIPAAAARVTVPWLIVHGDADTSVSVDEAHALFAAAGDNAELMIMEGTDHVFGVRHPYAGPSADLRTAAEATMEWFEANL; encoded by the coding sequence ATGAGCGAGGGCGAGGCGCGGAAGATCACGCGGACGACGTTCGAGATCCGGCCGGCGGACGGCGGGCCGCCGGTGGTGGGTGACGTGCGCATGGCGGCGGGGACGAAGCCCGGGAGCGCGGTGATCATCGTCCACGGCTTCAAGGGCTTCCGGCTCTGGGGGCCGTGGCAGCCGCTGGCCCGCGCGCTGGCGCTGCGCGGCCACGCGGCGGTGAACTTCGACTTCTCGCACAACGGCGTGGGGCCGGACGGCGAGTTCTCGCGGCTGGACCTGTTCCGCGAGAACACGCAGAGCCGCGAGCTCGACGAGCTGCGCGCGGTGATCGGCGCCGTGGCGGGTGGCGAGCTGACGGGCGGGAAGGTGAAGCGCATCGGGCTGCTGGGCCACTCGCGCGGCGGCGGCGACGCGATCCTGGCCGCGGCCGAGGACGCGCGGGTGAGCGCGCTGGTCACGTGGGCCTCCATCGCCGACATCCCCGGCCGCTGGAGCCCCGAGCAGATCGCCGCCTGGCGCCGCGGCGACGACGTGCCGATCGAGAACGTGCGCACCAAGCAGCAGATGCCCATCGGCCCCGGCTACTGGGTCGATCTCCAGCAGAACCGCGACCGGCTGGACATCCCCGCCGCGGCGGCGCGGGTCACCGTCCCCTGGCTCATCGTCCACGGCGACGCCGACACCTCCGTCTCCGTCGACGAGGCGCACGCGCTCTTCGCCGCCGCGGGCGACAACGCCGAGCTGATGATCATGGAGGGAACGGACCACGTGTTCGGCGTGCGCCATCCGTACGCCGGCCCCAGCGCCGACCTGCGCACTGCGGCCGAGGCCACGATGGAGTGGTTCGAGGCCAATCTATAG
- a CDS encoding ferredoxin family protein, with protein MPYVIAEPCIGTKDASCVEVCPVDCIYEAEDQYYINPDECIDCGACEPECPVQAIFPDTDVPPEWTSYIEKNRAMSDK; from the coding sequence ATGCCGTACGTGATCGCCGAACCGTGCATCGGCACCAAGGACGCGAGCTGCGTGGAAGTCTGCCCCGTCGACTGCATCTACGAGGCGGAAGACCAGTACTACATCAACCCCGACGAGTGCATCGACTGCGGGGCGTGCGAGCCGGAGTGCCCGGTGCAGGCCATCTTTCCCGACACCGACGTGCCGCCGGAGTGGACCAGCTACATCGAGAAGAACCGCGCGATGTCGGACAAGTAG